DNA from Thermoleophilum album:
GGATCGACTGCTTCTTCGTGTATTTGCGGATCCCGTCGGCGCCGTGGCGCGACCCGAGCCCCGAGGCCTTCCAGCCGCCCATCGGCAACTCGAGCGCCATGTAGTTGACCATCGCGTCGTTTACGCAGCAGACCCCGGATTGGACCTGCCGAGCGATACGGGCACCCTTCGCCGTGTCTTTGGTCCAGACCGACGCCTGGAGCCCGTAGGGCGAGTCGTTGGCGAGCCGAATCGCCTCCTCGACGTCCCGCACCTTCATGATCGGCAGGGTCGGCCCGAAGGTCTCCTCGCGCATGCAGAGCATCGAGTGGTTGACGTCGACTAGCACGGTCGGCTCGAAGAAAAGGCCCTCGCCTTCGCGCCGCTTGCCGCCGGTAAGAACGCGTGCACCCTTCTCGACCGCGTCGCGGACATGCCGCTCAACCAGCTCGAGCTGGTCCGGCGAGGTCATCGCGCCAACGTCGACAGCACCCGGCCCCCCGGGCTTGCCGACCCGCAGGTTTTGAACCTTTTCTACAACGAGTCGCACGAACTCGTCGTAGACCGGCTCCTCGACGTACACGCGCTCGATCGAGATGCAGGTCTGTCCGGTGTTTTGCATCGAGTAGTGGACCGCCGCATTTGCGGCCCGCTCGAGATCGGCGTCGGCGAGCACGATCATCGGGTCCTTGCCGCCGAGTTCGAGCCCCACCGGTGTGAGCGTGCGTGCAGCCCGCTCCATCACCTTGCGCCCGACCTCCGTCGACCCCGTGAACATCACGTAGTCGGCCGCATCGATCAGCTCGCCGGCCAAACTGCCCGGCATCACCGCGACCTGGAAGACGTCCTCCGGGAACCCAACCTCACGCGCCCCCTCGGCGAGCAGCAGGGACGTGAGCGGTGTCAGGCTGGCTGGCTTGAGAATCACCGCGTTGCCCGCCGCGAGCGCCGGGATGCAGTCACCGAAGTTGTTGGTGAGCGGGTAGTTCCAGGGTCCGATTACGCCGACCAAGCCCACCGGCGCGTAACGAACGAGCATCTTGCGCCCGAACACGAACGGCGAGTTCGAGCGAACCTTCTCGTCGGCCAGGTATTTGGGCGCCCGCTTCGCCCAAAAGGCGAGCGCCTGGGCCGCGTAGCCGACCTCGGCGAGCAGCGCATCCTCGAACGCCTTGCCGTTCTCCGCGACGATCGTGTCGGCGATGCGCGTGTCGTTACGCAGGATCCACTGTTGGAGGGCCCTAAGCAAACGGCCGCGCCCTTCGAACCCGAGCGCCTCCCAGGCCGGCTGGGCAGCACGCGCCCGTTCGACCATCTCGTGCAGACGTTGCGAGTCGACCTGGGGTACGCGCGCGATTACCTCGCCGGTCGCCGGGTTGCGAACTTCGAGTTCGGCCTGTTCGGTGGCCCTGGGACCCTCGTTGGCCGTCGCTTTCGCTCCGTTTCCCTCTCGCTCGGCGCCAGTCTTGCCGGCGGTCTCGACTTCGGCCACAGCTAACCCCTCCTCGATTTGCGAGCCTCCCGAGCTCAGCCTACCGCGCCCGAACCGAGCGCACAGGCATCACGGCTGCGCGCCTTGCGTCTGCAGGCGTGGCGCCGCGATCGCGCCCGATGTACGTCGACGCGGACGGCGGCGGCGTTCACGCCTGATCGTGCGCATGTAGGGATAGAAGTCGACCTGGATGGTGTGGCGCGGGGACGCGACATAGCGCTTGCGCATCTTGCGCTCGTCGCGTTCGATCTCCCGCCACATGCGCTCTCGATCAGGTAGCGCGCACCGGCCCAACAGGAGGTCGGCGATCCACTCCGACTGCGCCTCGGCGATCGGCATGATCGCCCCGAGTGGCTGCACCAGGCCGATGAAGTAGAGACCAGGCCGGTCCGGGTGAACGACATGCCGGTAGAGCCGCACTCGGTTGTCCTTGGGATCGATCACCTCGCGCGGCAGGAACGGGAACGAGATCTGGTAGCCGGTGCACCAGACGATCGTGTCGACCTCCTCGCTGGTGCCGTCGACGAAGTGCACCGTGCGGCCTTCGATGCGCGCGATGTTTGGCTTCGGCTTGATCCTGCCGTGGCCAATGCGCGGCAACAGCTCCGACGAGATCGTCGGATGTGCCTCGCCGAGCTTGTGGTCGGGCTTGGGTAGCCCGTAGTCCTCCATCCGACCCTGGGTCTTGATGATCAACCGCTGCAGGTACCACCGCTGCAGCCGGAACGGAAGGCGGCTCGTGAACTCGTTCTGGAGCTGATCGACGGGCTTGCCCTCGATGTATTTGGGGATCACCCAGGCGCCACGGCGCATCGCCAGATAGGTGATGCGCGACACGCGCGAGCTCTCGCAGGCGATGTCAACGGCCGAGTTGCCGAAGCCGAGAACTAGCACGTTGCGGTCCACGAAGCGCTCATCCGGCTCCCGGTAGTAATGGCTGTGGAGCTGCTCGCCGGCGAAGGTATCTTGGCCCTCGAAGGGCGGCTCGGGGTAGCGCGGTAGCCAGTGGTGCCCGTTGGCCACGATCACCGCGTCGTAGACCTCGGTGCGCGTCTCGCCCGTGTCGATGCTGCGCACCTTCACCTGCCAGGCACCGTCGATCGGCTCTACCCGCTGGACCTCGTGGCGGAAGGTGATCCGCTCGCGCAACCCAAAGTGATCCACGAAGTCGTCGAAGTACTTGGCGATCTGCGTGTGGTGCGGGTAGTCCGGATAATCCTCGGGCATCGGGAACGAGCGGTACTCCATCATCCGCCGCGAGGTGTTGATGAAGAGCGACTTGTAGGCGGATGACATCCCGTTGTCGTTGTCGTAGCGCCAGTTCCCGCCGACGTTCGACCCCCGTTCAAAGCAGTCGAAATCGATGTCGTTCGCCTGCATTACCTGGCAGGCGGCGATTCCCGAGGAACCCGCTCCGACGATGCAAACCCTTGGCGTCGTTGTCCCCATCGCGAACGTCAGCCTAGCACTGGCTGGCTCGCCAGCCAAGACTCGTAGCGCAGGCCGCGTGGTCCTTCCCGGCGGCCACCATGCAGCTAGCTTAAGCGGACCCTCGCCCCCACTCCACTCGCTTCTGGCTACTTGCCCAAAGACGAGGGGCCTCCGCTTTCGCGGAGGCCCCTGCCGTGACCCTCTGCGCCGGCGCTTAGCGCCGTCTCTTGTGCTGGCGATTTGGCGAACCCTTACGCCACCTGCGGGGAGCTAGACCCCTCTCCCGGCGATGAGCTCGGGGCACCGCCATGGGCGCTCCCGTTGCCGTGCACGGTGGGCGTCCCGCCCGACCCGTCCGGCTGCTCCGACTGTCCGCTCCCCTCGCTGGCGTGGGCCCGCTGCGAGACGCACTTACCGAAGGCGTTTCGCTTGTTGCGGTTGGTCCCGTAACGCTCGCTGAAGGCCTGTGGATCCTGTGCGCGCTCGGCGGCGCACTGCTGCGCGGCATTTTGCTCCGCCTGGATCTCTTCGCGATCCTGAGCGTCCTGCTCCTTGAGCAGTGCGCGCACCTTCGTCGACACGCACTTGCCGAGCGCATTGCGCCGGTTGCGGTTGGTGCCGTACTTCTTGAGGAAAGCCTGCGGATCCTGTGCGCGCTCGGCCTTGCATTCCTGGACGGCGTTGCGGACGGCAGTTGCCCGCTCACTGGCGGCTTCCCGCGCACGCACCTTGATGCAGTGCCCCAGTCCGAGCCCGCCGTACTTCAGACGGAACGCTTCGCGCGAGGCGTCGGTCGTGCCGCGCTCCGCCTTGCACTCCCGCTTGGCCTCCCGCACGTCGTGCTTGGTCGGCTTCGGCCCGCCGGCTAGCGCCGCCGGAGCGAACACCAAGCACAGCGCTGCTCCTGCGGTACCTGCTCGCAAAAGCTTCGGTCTCATCTCGCTCTACCTCTCAGATCGCTTGCGTCGCTCGACCTTTCGTTTGCAGGAACGCGGGGCGCGGCGCGAGGTTCGCGAGTTTCAACAAAGTTTCCGCCTTCGTGCCCGTCTTCCGTGAACCTGACGGCCGTCCAAACGTTTCTGATGATGTGAAGAGCAGCTCTCGCGCCGCCGATATGACCGTGGGGCGCCCAGCAGCGCGCGGCTTAGCATGGGCTGCGGGGGCAGTCGCGTCGCCGTGGACGGTCGAACGACAGCAGTCAGCGAACGCGAGGCCCCGTCTGACGACGCTCGGACGGGGAACGGTTGGCGAACCCGCGAGCAGCACACCGGCCCGCCCCCGCCAAGCCGACCCGGGGTCCGACCGCGAGCGAGCCGCTTGTTGCTGGCCCGACTCGGGGATGAGCAGCTTGCGCGGCGCGTACGTCGCGGCGACGAGCGCGCCTTCGAGATCCTCTTCGAGCGCCATCTGCCCGGTCTGCTGGCGTTCTGTCGCCACCTCACTGGCACGCGCGAGGACGCCGAGGACGCGGTCCAACACGCGTTCGCAGCCGCCTATCGCGAGCTGCGCTCGGGCAGCGAGCGCCAACTCGCCGTCAAGCCCTGGCTCTACGCGGTGGCGCGCAACCGCTGCATCTCGATCCTCCGTGAACGGCGACCGAACACGGTGTCCGCAGAGACCGACGAGCCACGGGCGGACGACGACACCGCCGCTCAGCGGGAGGACGTGCGTGAGCTACTCGCCGACCTGCGTCAGCTTCCCCACGACCAACGCGCGGCATTGCTCCTGTTCGAAGTCGCGGACATGTCGCAGCGCGAGATCGCGGAAGCCCTCGGAGTGGAGGTCGGGCGGGTGAAAGGCCTTGTTTTCCGCGCACGCTCGACGCTCCTCAAGATGCGCGAGGCCCGGGAGCGCCCCTGCGCCGAGGTGCGCGAGGAAATCGCGATGCTGCGCGGCGGATCGCTGCGGCGCAGCTCGATCGCTCTGCACCTGCGCAGCTGCGCGGGCTGTCGCGAGTTCAGAGAGCGCGTCGCCAAACAGCGGACGCTGCTGTCGCTGGCCTTGCCGGTGGCGATCACGCCGGCACTCAAGGCCTCACTCGCCTCCGCTGTGGCCGGCGGTACCAGCGGCAAGCTCGGCGGTGCCGCCGCCGCTGGCGGTAGCGCGGCAGCAGCGGAAGCCACCTCCGGCGCGGGGGTGGTTGCCGGCAGCACCGCGGTCGCGGGTAGTGCGCCAATTGCCGGCAGCGCCGCTGTCGCGGGTGTCTCCGCTGGCGGCGCGGCCGCCACAGCGGCGAAGGTTTTGGTCGCGGCCGCGCTCGTCGGCGGCGGTGCGATCGGCGGCAAGGCAGCGGTCGACCGGGTCACGCAGCCGACCCACCCGGCAAACGCCGGGGCTTCGCACAGCGCCACCGAGCGAACCGGCGGGTCCCGCCTGCCGGCGACCGCGCTCGGCGGCACCGGCAGCGAGCGACCGCACGCGCAGGGCGCGCGCAAGCGGTCGCACCCTGCGCGCGGCGACAAGGCCGCCGCGCGCGGTCGACCTGACAAAGCTCCGCGAGATGACCGCACACCGAGCGAGGGGGTCCGGGGGCCAGCCAGGAAGGGACAAGCGGCGGGCAACGGCACCGCCAAAGCTGAGTCGAAAGCCGCGCGCCGGCAGCTTAAGTCGAGCCGCCGCGCGCGCTCGACCGTGCCGCGCAAGCGCGTGTTCGGCGGCCCCAAGCGGACGCGCAGCACGGGCACCGCGCAGCGCCCCACGAACGGCGGTACGAGTAGCTCGAGTGGAGGTGGCAAAGCCGGTGGAAACGCGGGCGCGTCGGCGGGTACGACGACCCCCGCACCGCCGACTCTCGAATCGCCGCCCAGCACTCCCAGCGGCCGATCGAGCGGCGGCAAGACAAAGCTCGGAGGCAACGACTCGGCTGGCACACTGGGCGAGGTCGACGGCACGAACCGCTAGCGCCGCGACTGGTGAGGCGACCGCTTCCAGCTGCGCTTAACGAGCCGGATACAAACAGCGGGGGACGGCACTCGCCAGAATGCGCGTTATGAAGGCGGTAGTCGTACGCGCCCCGCTCCGTCTCGCCTTGGGGGGCGGGGGAACCGATCTGCCCGCCTACTTTCGCCGCAACAGCGGCTTTGCAGTGTCGGCGGCGATCGCGCGCTACGTGTACGTGACCGCGGCGCCCTCGATCGACGGGCGCTTCCATCTCAAGCACCTAACCGTCGAGGAAGTTGTCTCCCCGCGCTCGGTCCGCCACCCGTTGCTGCGCGCTTTGCTCGATCTCCACTGGGACGACCAGCCGCTCGAGCTGGCAAGCGTCGCGGAGGTGCCACCGGGCACCGGCCTTGGCTCTTCCGGCGCGTTCACGGTCTGCACGCTCAAAGCCCTCGGAGAGCTTCACGCCGCGCGAGAAGAGCAGCGAGACAGCGGCTGGGAGGAGCTGGAGCCGCCCGCCCGCGACCCGCAGCGACTCGCCGAACAGGCGTGTCACGTGGAGATCGACGTCGTCGGGCGCTCAGTCGGCAAGCACGACCAGTACGCCGCCGCCTTCGGTGGAGTGCGTGCCTACGAGTTCTTGACCGACGGCAGCGTCACCGTACGCACCTTGGACCTCCATGAGCGCTCACGGCGCGCACTGGTAGAAGAGACCGGGCTGTTCTTCCTCGGTGGCCGCAGGTCGGCATCACGGCTGCTCGCGGGCGTCGCGCGAGCGGTTCGGCGCGGCGACCGGGGGGCGCTGGTGCTGCTACACCGTGCTCGCGAGATCGCCGAGGGCGTAGCCGACGCGCTCGAGCGCGGCGACCTCGAAACCTGGGCCCGGCTGCTCGACGCCCAGTGGGATCTAAAGCGCCGACGGGCGCCGGGTGCGGTGCCACCACGCGCCGACGAGCTGCGCACGATCGCCCAACGTGCGGGAGCTAGCGCGGTCGCCCTGATGGGTGCCGGTGGCGGCGGCTTTTTGCTGTGCTACGCGCCGGGGGCGCTGGAACGGGTTCGTACCGCGATGCGTTCAGCGCGGGCCCACGAGCTCGCCTTCGCCTTGGACCACGAGGGCTGCCGCGCGCTCGAGACGCCGGTCACGGTGCCTTCATCCAGCGCTGGCGATTACCGGTAGCGGGTAACGCTCGAGCAGGGAGCGCGTAACCGCGTTGCGGCGAACGATCTCGCGGTAAACGCGCGCACTGCGCCTGGGTCGACGAGCGAGGGTGTTCGGGTCGAACGAGTAGAGGCCGAACTTGGGGCCGAACCCGAGCGCCCACTCGTAGTTGTCGACCAGCGACCAGTGGAAGTAGCCGCGCACGTCGGCGGTGCGCTTGCGCATCGCGCGCGCCAGCACCGCGAGGTGCTGCACGATGTAGGCCGGTCGGAGATCGTCATCGTCGTCAGCGATGCCGTTCTCCGTGACGTACACGGGAAGCCGGTAACGGCCGACCTCACTCAGGACACGCTCAAGCCCGAGCGGGAACACCTCCCAACCGACATCCGTGCAGACCGTCGGGCAGGGCGGTGCCGACGGGTCGAAGCGATTGCGCCACCCGACCCGTGGCAAGAAGTCGGCGATCGGGATCGCTCGGGAGAGCGGCGCCGCCGTGCCCTGGACACGCACCCGCAGGTAGTAGTTGACACCGATGAAGTCGGCCTTGCGACGGTGACGCGCCCGCTCTGGAGGATCGATCTTGCCGTTGGCGTTGCGGTCCTGATCGCCGCGCACCACTGCTTCCAAGATCAACCGGTTGAACAGCCAGTCGGCGTGCTCGGCGCCACGGCGATCGGCGGCGGACGCGGGATCCAGTGGCTCGAACGCCGCCATGTTGTGCACGATCCCGACCTGCGCCCGGCGACCGTCGCCGTCGGCGTCGCGCCGATCGAGCGCGTGTATGGCGTCGTACGCCAACGTGTTCGCGACCTCGAGGTTCCGCACCGCGGCTACGGCACCGGTGAAGGAGAGCACGCCCGGCGGGAAGTTGCCGCTGAACGAACCGGGCGCGTTGACGAACCCGGAAGTGACCACCACCAACGGCTCGTTGAGCGTGATCCAGTCGTCGACGAGGTCGCCGAAGCGCCACGCCATGTAGGCCGCGTACTTGCGGAACTCGCGGGCCGTCGTCGACGACAGCCAGCCGGCGCGATCAAGGCCCGGGGGCAGGGGATCGTCGGGCCCGCGTGCAGCGAGCGCCGCACGCGTCGCCAGCGGGTCGTGCAGCCAGAGCGGCAACGTGAAGTGGTTGAGGGTCACGAACGGCCGCAAGCCGAGACGCCGGAGCGTCTTCAGCACCCGTCGGTAGTGGGCGAT
Protein-coding regions in this window:
- a CDS encoding succinic semialdehyde dehydrogenase translates to MAEVETAGKTGAEREGNGAKATANEGPRATEQAELEVRNPATGEVIARVPQVDSQRLHEMVERARAAQPAWEALGFEGRGRLLRALQQWILRNDTRIADTIVAENGKAFEDALLAEVGYAAQALAFWAKRAPKYLADEKVRSNSPFVFGRKMLVRYAPVGLVGVIGPWNYPLTNNFGDCIPALAAGNAVILKPASLTPLTSLLLAEGAREVGFPEDVFQVAVMPGSLAGELIDAADYVMFTGSTEVGRKVMERAARTLTPVGLELGGKDPMIVLADADLERAANAAVHYSMQNTGQTCISIERVYVEEPVYDEFVRLVVEKVQNLRVGKPGGPGAVDVGAMTSPDQLELVERHVRDAVEKGARVLTGGKRREGEGLFFEPTVLVDVNHSMLCMREETFGPTLPIMKVRDVEEAIRLANDSPYGLQASVWTKDTAKGARIARQVQSGVCCVNDAMVNYMALELPMGGWKASGLGSRHGADGIRKYTKKQSILITRFAPKRDLHMFPYRQRTTRLLERLLKLLYGRRARR
- a CDS encoding flavin-containing monooxygenase, giving the protein MGTTTPRVCIVGAGSSGIAACQVMQANDIDFDCFERGSNVGGNWRYDNDNGMSSAYKSLFINTSRRMMEYRSFPMPEDYPDYPHHTQIAKYFDDFVDHFGLRERITFRHEVQRVEPIDGAWQVKVRSIDTGETRTEVYDAVIVANGHHWLPRYPEPPFEGQDTFAGEQLHSHYYREPDERFVDRNVLVLGFGNSAVDIACESSRVSRITYLAMRRGAWVIPKYIEGKPVDQLQNEFTSRLPFRLQRWYLQRLIIKTQGRMEDYGLPKPDHKLGEAHPTISSELLPRIGHGRIKPKPNIARIEGRTVHFVDGTSEEVDTIVWCTGYQISFPFLPREVIDPKDNRVRLYRHVVHPDRPGLYFIGLVQPLGAIMPIAEAQSEWIADLLLGRCALPDRERMWREIERDERKMRKRYVASPRHTIQVDFYPYMRTIRRERRRRPRRRTSGAIAAPRLQTQGAQP
- a CDS encoding RNA polymerase sigma factor codes for the protein MLARLGDEQLARRVRRGDERAFEILFERHLPGLLAFCRHLTGTREDAEDAVQHAFAAAYRELRSGSERQLAVKPWLYAVARNRCISILRERRPNTVSAETDEPRADDDTAAQREDVRELLADLRQLPHDQRAALLLFEVADMSQREIAEALGVEVGRVKGLVFRARSTLLKMREARERPCAEVREEIAMLRGGSLRRSSIALHLRSCAGCREFRERVAKQRTLLSLALPVAITPALKASLASAVAGGTSGKLGGAAAAGGSAAAAEATSGAGVVAGSTAVAGSAPIAGSAAVAGVSAGGAAATAAKVLVAAALVGGGAIGGKAAVDRVTQPTHPANAGASHSATERTGGSRLPATALGGTGSERPHAQGARKRSHPARGDKAAARGRPDKAPRDDRTPSEGVRGPARKGQAAGNGTAKAESKAARRQLKSSRRARSTVPRKRVFGGPKRTRSTGTAQRPTNGGTSSSSGGGKAGGNAGASAGTTTPAPPTLESPPSTPSGRSSGGKTKLGGNDSAGTLGEVDGTNR
- a CDS encoding galactokinase gives rise to the protein MKAVVVRAPLRLALGGGGTDLPAYFRRNSGFAVSAAIARYVYVTAAPSIDGRFHLKHLTVEEVVSPRSVRHPLLRALLDLHWDDQPLELASVAEVPPGTGLGSSGAFTVCTLKALGELHAAREEQRDSGWEELEPPARDPQRLAEQACHVEIDVVGRSVGKHDQYAAAFGGVRAYEFLTDGSVTVRTLDLHERSRRALVEETGLFFLGGRRSASRLLAGVARAVRRGDRGALVLLHRAREIAEGVADALERGDLETWARLLDAQWDLKRRRAPGAVPPRADELRTIAQRAGASAVALMGAGGGGFLLCYAPGALERVRTAMRSARAHELAFALDHEGCRALETPVTVPSSSAGDYR
- a CDS encoding glycoside hydrolase family 1 protein, coding for MCLAALGAPAVAQAGEQKLRFPRDFAWGVAISAFQSEMGGRPANADRRSDWWVWTHDRDNIARRVVSGDLPERGPGSWRVYATDAKLAKGLGVRVFRLSIEWSRIFPRPTTKVRVGRRITRQALRALDRLADHRAIAHYRRVLKTLRRLGLRPFVTLNHFTLPLWLHDPLATRAALAARGPDDPLPPGLDRAGWLSSTTAREFRKYAAYMAWRFGDLVDDWITLNEPLVVVTSGFVNAPGSFSGNFPPGVLSFTGAVAAVRNLEVANTLAYDAIHALDRRDADGDGRRAQVGIVHNMAAFEPLDPASAADRRGAEHADWLFNRLILEAVVRGDQDRNANGKIDPPERARHRRKADFIGVNYYLRVRVQGTAAPLSRAIPIADFLPRVGWRNRFDPSAPPCPTVCTDVGWEVFPLGLERVLSEVGRYRLPVYVTENGIADDDDDLRPAYIVQHLAVLARAMRKRTADVRGYFHWSLVDNYEWALGFGPKFGLYSFDPNTLARRPRRSARVYREIVRRNAVTRSLLERYPLPVIASAG